The genomic region CCACCGGCCACCAGGGCCCGCGCCAGGACCAGGCCACCGACGATCGCCGCCGAGGACGAGCCCAGGCCGCGGGCGTGCGGGATCACGTTGCGACAGGCCAGGCGCAGGCCGGGCGGCTGGGCACCCATGACCTCGAACGCGACGCGCATGGCGCGGACCACGAGGTGTCGCTCGTCGAGCGGGACGTCGTCCTGCCCCGCACCCTCGACGGTGACCTCCAGGCCCTCGGCGAGCACCTCCGCGCGGAGCTCGTCGCGCAGGTCGAGCGCGATCCCCAGGCAGTCGAAGCCCGGACCGAGGTTGGCCGAGGTCGCGGGGACCGAGGCCTGCACCGGCCCGTCGACGAAGGTCGCCACCGGGATCAGGCGAGCCCGGCGGCCGCAGCCGCCGCGGTGACGTCGGCGTCGACCACGGTGTCGACCAGCGGGCCGACGCCCTCCAGTGCGGTGGCCACGTCCTTGAGGCCGTGACCGGTCACGGTGATGACGACCTGCAGCCCCGCGTAGGACACGCCGGAGATCAGCTGCTGGAGCAGGCCGGCCACGCCCGCCGCCGAGGCCGGCTCGACGAACACGCCGTCGCGGCGGGCCAGCTCGCGCTGCGCCGCGAGGATCCGCTCGTCGCTGACCGCCTCGAAGACGCCGCCGGACTCGTCGCGCGCCGCCTCCGCGAGCTTCCACGAGGCCGGGTTGCCGATCCGGATGGCGGTGGCGCGGGTCTCGGGGTTCGGGAACGGCTCGCCGGTCACCAGGGGGGCCGCGCCCTCCGCCTGGAAGCCGCGCATGATCGGCCGCTTGGTGGCCAGACCCAGGTCGGCGTACTGGCTGTAGCCCAGCCAGTAGGCCGAGATGTTGCCGGCGTTGCCGACCGGCAGCAGGTGCACGTCAGGGGCGTCGCCGAGCAGGTCGACGATCTCGAAGGCCGCGGTCTTCTGGCCCTGCAGCCGGACCGGGTTGACCGAGTTGACCAGCGCGACCGGGTAGTCCCAGGCCAGCCCCTTGGCCATGGTCAGGCAGTCGTCGAAGTTGCCGCGCACCATGATCACCTGCGCGCCGTGCACGATCGCCTGGGCCATCTTGCCGGCCGCGATCTTGCCCTCGGGCACCAGGACCAGCGGCTTGAGGCCGGCCTTCGCGGCATACGCCGCCATCGAGGCCGAGGTATTGCCGGTCGAGGCGCACACGACCGCCTCGGCGCCGTCGTGCTTCGCGACCGAGATCGCTGCGGTCATGCCGCGGTCCTTGAAGGACCCGGTCGGGTTGTCGCCCTCGACCTTGAGCCAGACGTCGCCCCCGGTGAGGCCGGAGAGCCACTCGGAGTGGACCAGGGCGGTGCCGCCCTCGCGCAGCGTCACCGCGGGCGTGCCCTCGGGGATCTCCAGCAGGTGCCGGTACTCCTCGATGACGCCGCGCCACTGGTGGGTGCGGGTCACGCCACTGCCGGTCTGGGCGGTCTGGGCGGTCTGGGCGGTCCGGTCCTCGAGCATCATTCGGCCTCTCCTTCGACGCGCATCACCGAGGTGACCTCGCGGACGGTCTCCATCTCACGCAGGCTCGCGACCGTGGCCGACAGCTGGGCGTCGGTGGCCTCGTGGGAGACCACGACGAGCTGGGCGTCCAGGTCGCGGCCCTCCTGGCGGACGGTCTGGATCGACACGTCGTGCTCGGCGAAGGCCTGCGCCACCTGGGCGAGCACGCCGGCACGGTCGTCGACGTCGATCGCGACGTGGTAGCGGGTCAGGGTCTCCCCCATCGGCAGCACCGCCCGGTCGGCGTACGCCGACTCGCCGGGGCCGCGGGTGCCCGAGATCCGGTTGCGGGCGACCGTCACGAGGTCGCCGAGCACGGCGGATGCCGTGGGGGCGCCACCGGCGCCCGGACCGTAGAACATCAGCTGGCCGGCGGCGCGGGACTCCACGAACACCGCGTTGTAGGCCTCGCGCACCGATGCCAGCGGGTGCGAGCGCGGGATCATCGCCGGGTGCACACGCACCGCGACCGACTCCTCCCCGCCGGCCTGGTGGAGCTCGCAGATCGCCAGCAGCTTCACGACCGCGCCGATCTCGCGGGCCGCGGCGATGTCGGCAGCGGTCACCTCCGAGATCCCCTC from Nocardioides pantholopis harbors:
- the thrC gene encoding threonine synthase: MLEDRTAQTAQTAQTGSGVTRTHQWRGVIEEYRHLLEIPEGTPAVTLREGGTALVHSEWLSGLTGGDVWLKVEGDNPTGSFKDRGMTAAISVAKHDGAEAVVCASTGNTSASMAAYAAKAGLKPLVLVPEGKIAAGKMAQAIVHGAQVIMVRGNFDDCLTMAKGLAWDYPVALVNSVNPVRLQGQKTAAFEIVDLLGDAPDVHLLPVGNAGNISAYWLGYSQYADLGLATKRPIMRGFQAEGAAPLVTGEPFPNPETRATAIRIGNPASWKLAEAARDESGGVFEAVSDERILAAQRELARRDGVFVEPASAAGVAGLLQQLISGVSYAGLQVVITVTGHGLKDVATALEGVGPLVDTVVDADVTAAAAAAGLA